Proteins encoded by one window of Tunturibacter psychrotolerans:
- a CDS encoding DUF4386 domain-containing protein — protein MSSTKNPGRFAGLLYVLFSIPGVFAMVYVPSKLLVHGNAAVTANNIGASETLFRLGIAAQLISQAGFIFVALALYDLLKEVNRRYASLMVTFVVVSIPIAFLNELNSIAALVLVRGADFLTLFEKPQRDALAMLFLNLHFQGLVVDEIFFGLWLLPLALLVYKSRLVPRFLGVWLAIDGLAWVILSLTGILLPRYYDKVFTFAQPASFGEVAFMLWLVIKGAGSPVLDATALSSAVG, from the coding sequence ATGAGTTCCACGAAGAACCCAGGCAGATTCGCAGGACTGCTGTATGTACTCTTCTCAATACCGGGCGTCTTCGCTATGGTCTATGTTCCCAGCAAACTACTCGTGCACGGAAACGCAGCGGTGACGGCCAACAATATTGGGGCCTCCGAGACGCTTTTTCGCCTCGGCATCGCAGCCCAACTCATCAGCCAGGCCGGTTTTATCTTCGTGGCTCTAGCTTTATACGACCTGCTCAAGGAGGTCAACCGGCGGTACGCCTCGCTCATGGTGACATTCGTTGTTGTCTCGATCCCGATAGCGTTTCTGAATGAGCTGAACTCAATCGCTGCGCTCGTTCTCGTGCGCGGCGCTGACTTCCTAACCCTATTTGAAAAGCCTCAGCGGGATGCTCTGGCTATGTTGTTCCTCAATCTTCATTTTCAGGGACTTGTTGTTGACGAAATATTTTTTGGTCTGTGGCTCCTACCGCTCGCGCTGCTCGTCTACAAGTCGCGATTGGTACCGCGCTTCCTTGGCGTCTGGCTCGCGATCGATGGCTTGGCGTGGGTGATCCTGAGCCTTACGGGCATACTGTTGCCGCGATACTACGACAAGGTGTTTACCTTCGCTCAGCCCGCCTCCTTCGGGGAGGTGGCGTTTATGCTGTGGCTTGTCATCAAGGGCGCCGGGTCGCCAGTGCTGGACGCCACGGCCTTATCGTCGGCGGTTGGTTAA
- a CDS encoding VWA domain-containing protein produces the protein MNRLAVSLLLQRFAFVLIAISLGQFGRAQQSSQPSTMAHSPVPTLNVTSRLVLVDTVVTDKNGNPVTDLKREDFAVYEDKAPQRIDSFEPPSLHTLPAGSGATSFNLDEPKSFGQSPVTILVLDELNSHFEDSSFAVHSVKQYLDTRPALLDQPTTLMLVSDNKFRVLQNFTRDRDLLLKALHDQSVHYAWKLEDDKSIGYGAVERLDQSLSALEQIAQSSARIQGRKNLVWIGQGFPSIDPSELATKDQNLISDTIEHLTNVLLDTRVTLYAVDPTSSAAGMVEITDPTQLEFAQAAGDSFVRNSDPFGAQLDFDRLGPVTGGRVIRGMNDIDKQIANSVDLGTKFYTIGYSPSPSNDTPRQYRNIRVVCLRAGLTVTTRNGYYTTPPTSQSSKETLIYDLNTAALSPIPLNALKVTVEPTKSAPVFTGSYIVHVDASTLTWHSTNTGMSAARLAVLVVALSSKDKILSHTLQNMSAMTKGGADLQTSGKTADFLVTSALPKGVARLRFVVRETETGRIGTADVTLRKETKPDRS, from the coding sequence TTGAATCGATTGGCTGTCTCGTTACTTCTGCAACGTTTCGCATTCGTTTTGATCGCAATCTCTCTCGGGCAATTCGGTCGCGCCCAACAAAGCTCGCAACCTTCCACGATGGCCCACTCCCCTGTACCGACCCTCAATGTGACCAGCCGCCTTGTCCTGGTCGACACTGTCGTAACGGACAAGAATGGCAACCCCGTCACCGATTTGAAGAGAGAGGACTTTGCCGTCTATGAAGACAAAGCGCCTCAGCGTATCGACTCCTTTGAGCCCCCGTCCTTACACACGCTACCCGCCGGAAGTGGAGCCACCTCCTTCAATCTCGACGAGCCAAAAAGCTTCGGACAGTCGCCTGTAACCATTCTGGTTCTCGACGAGCTCAACAGCCATTTTGAGGACTCCTCATTCGCCGTTCACTCCGTCAAGCAATACCTCGATACGCGTCCTGCGCTCCTCGACCAGCCAACCACGCTCATGCTCGTGTCGGACAACAAATTCCGCGTCCTGCAGAACTTCACCCGCGACCGCGACCTCCTCTTGAAAGCTCTCCACGATCAATCTGTTCACTATGCCTGGAAGCTCGAAGACGATAAGAGCATCGGTTATGGAGCAGTCGAACGCCTTGATCAGTCGCTCAGCGCGTTAGAACAGATTGCACAGTCCTCGGCGCGCATTCAGGGTCGCAAAAACCTGGTATGGATCGGGCAAGGCTTCCCCAGTATCGATCCAAGCGAACTCGCAACCAAAGACCAGAACCTTATCAGCGATACCATCGAGCATTTGACCAACGTTCTGCTCGACACGCGCGTGACTCTTTACGCCGTGGATCCAACAAGCAGCGCTGCAGGAATGGTAGAGATCACCGATCCCACTCAACTCGAATTCGCGCAGGCCGCGGGCGACTCCTTCGTGCGCAATTCAGATCCCTTCGGAGCCCAATTGGACTTCGACCGCCTTGGGCCGGTCACCGGTGGTCGCGTTATCCGAGGCATGAACGATATAGATAAACAGATCGCCAACTCCGTCGATCTTGGCACGAAGTTTTACACCATCGGCTACTCCCCCTCCCCCTCGAATGACACTCCGCGTCAATACCGCAACATTCGGGTCGTCTGTCTCCGTGCGGGACTCACCGTGACGACGCGCAACGGCTATTACACAACGCCCCCCACCAGTCAGAGCTCAAAGGAAACACTCATCTACGATCTCAACACGGCTGCCCTCAGCCCCATCCCGCTCAATGCATTAAAGGTGACCGTTGAACCGACTAAATCAGCGCCCGTTTTTACAGGCAGCTATATCGTCCACGTGGATGCCTCGACTCTCACCTGGCACTCTACAAATACAGGTATGAGTGCTGCGAGGTTAGCGGTTCTTGTTGTTGCTCTGTCGTCGAAAGATAAAATTCTTTCTCACACTCTGCAAAACATGTCCGCCATGACAAAGGGCGGAGCAGATCTTCAGACATCAGGAAAGACCGCAGATTTTCTCGTTACGAGTGCGCTGCCAAAGGGAGTTGCACGCTTGCGCTTTGTCGTACGCGAGACGGAGACCGGGCGCATCGGAACTGCTGATGTCACTCTCCGCAAGGAAACGAAGCCAGATCGATCTTGA